One Patescibacteria group bacterium DNA segment encodes these proteins:
- a CDS encoding SGNH/GDSL hydrolase family protein: MKKIFSSILLLSCFLVSVLFFTGCVSKNQTPTSLPPSEKPQTQTPEQERKFVALGDSMTKANNLSSALQGDHEEYSFSTGAQINSAYQYLKEKGENLTAVNLASSGATSKDILAKQVPNASSYHPRYITLLTGGPDLGSNVSLAVFKNNLRQIVSQLKKEDIMILLATIPNINQMRKGGGPACQTNKIGLRLENFTPQNLEAWNQTIKDVAEEYNCTLIDLYPILNQNDVSDYDCLHPNLQGQEKIAKEFIKSLQ, from the coding sequence ATGAAAAAAATTTTCTCCTCTATTCTGCTTCTATCTTGCTTTCTAGTAAGCGTTTTGTTTTTTACTGGCTGCGTCTCTAAAAATCAGACCCCTACTTCACTTCCTCCTTCAGAAAAACCCCAGACCCAAACCCCAGAACAAGAACGTAAATTTGTGGCTTTGGGTGACAGTATGACCAAAGCTAACAATCTTTCCAGCGCTCTTCAAGGAGATCACGAAGAATACAGTTTTTCTACAGGCGCGCAAATTAATAGTGCTTATCAATATTTAAAAGAAAAAGGTGAAAACTTGACCGCTGTCAACTTAGCCTCTTCAGGCGCCACCAGTAAAGATATTCTCGCAAAACAAGTGCCCAATGCCTCAAGCTACCACCCTCGCTATATTACTTTATTAACCGGCGGTCCGGATTTAGGGAGCAATGTTTCTTTAGCTGTATTTAAAAATAATCTGCGCCAGATTGTTTCGCAGTTAAAAAAAGAAGATATTATGATCCTTCTCGCCACTATACCGAATATAAATCAAATGCGTAAAGGAGGAGGACCTGCTTGCCAAACAAATAAAATTGGTTTGAGGCTGGAAAATTTTACACCCCAAAATCTTGAAGCTTGGAATCAAACCATCAAAGATGTGGCGGAAGAGTATAATTGCACCCTTATTGATCTCTATCCTATTTTAAATCAGAACGACGTCAGTGATTATGACTGCTTGCACCCCAACCTGCAGGGTCAAGAAAAAATCGCCAAGGAATTTATTAAATCTTTACAATAA
- a CDS encoding metal-sensing transcriptional repressor — MKQKTLINFKKAQSLLAKIAQMVEQDQYCIDIMQQNLAVIGLLRSAHEMLMENHLNTCFKKAMETKNEARKQEMIQEILKVTKLFNK; from the coding sequence ATGAAACAGAAAACCCTTATTAACTTTAAAAAGGCACAAAGCCTTTTGGCAAAAATCGCTCAAATGGTCGAGCAAGATCAATATTGCATTGATATTATGCAGCAGAATTTAGCCGTAATTGGTCTTTTAAGGTCAGCCCATGAGATGCTGATGGAAAATCATCTGAACACTTGCTTTAAAAAGGCAATGGAAACCAAAAATGAGGCAAGAAAGCAGGAAATGATTCAGGAGATTTTGAAAGTCACTAAATTATTCAATAAATAA
- a CDS encoding sulfite exporter TauE/SafE family protein encodes MLQKIKIKIEGLHCSSCKTLIETRVATLPGVKSINVDYQAGRGYVEFREDEISQEIIFKTIKQLNYKVSEEFNSEESSEPKRVKGSWFKKLTLASLFLILFLLGYFLVQKFGGWELLARLNEKNLSYGLIFLIGFLASFHCIGMCGGLVVAYTTHQIAKSENRRLSSSHLQYNLGRLISYTAIGAILGGFGSFFGINPTFTGIMTLSAAGFMIIMGLSLLTNFRWLQRVKLKTPAFIARFLYRQNQSRRPKGPFIIGLLNGLMPCGPLQAMQLYALASGSAARGALSLGIYALGTIPLMFGLGSFVSLLNQEKIKWMMKFSGVVVIILGLLMFNRGLAGFGKEVSTPNSSSPLQEPKVMSEKEGYQTVKMDLTYRGYVPNVLYVQAGVPVRWVIDVKQMSGCTKEILVEKLGISRELQYGENVIEFTPREVGEIKFSCGMKMVWGKFIVTKEAGGGVNSPDPAKSVEGESSDNPRGTGGGCGCGSQ; translated from the coding sequence ATGCTTCAAAAAATCAAAATAAAGATTGAGGGTCTGCACTGTTCAAGCTGTAAAACTTTAATTGAAACCAGGGTTGCCACCTTGCCGGGGGTCAAGAGTATTAATGTAGATTATCAAGCGGGTAGGGGTTATGTTGAATTTAGGGAAGATGAGATTTCTCAAGAGATTATTTTTAAAACAATTAAACAATTAAATTACAAAGTTAGCGAAGAATTTAATTCTGAAGAATCTTCAGAGCCAAAGAGAGTAAAAGGGTCTTGGTTTAAAAAATTAACACTCGCTTCGCTTTTTTTGATTCTGTTTTTGTTAGGATATTTTTTAGTCCAAAAATTCGGCGGATGGGAGCTATTAGCCCGGTTGAATGAAAAAAATTTAAGTTATGGTTTGATTTTTCTGATTGGATTTCTCGCTAGTTTTCATTGCATAGGGATGTGCGGAGGGCTGGTGGTTGCTTACACGACTCACCAAATCGCTAAAAGCGAAAACCGCAGATTGTCCTCGTCCCATTTACAATATAATTTAGGCAGGTTGATTTCTTACACCGCAATTGGCGCTATTCTGGGCGGCTTCGGTTCATTTTTCGGTATCAATCCTACTTTCACGGGAATAATGACTTTATCGGCGGCAGGGTTTATGATTATAATGGGTTTGTCTTTATTGACTAATTTTCGGTGGCTCCAAAGAGTGAAACTAAAAACCCCTGCTTTTATCGCCAGATTTCTATACCGCCAGAATCAAAGCCGCAGACCTAAAGGACCTTTTATAATTGGGCTTTTAAATGGTTTAATGCCTTGCGGACCTTTGCAAGCAATGCAACTTTACGCTTTAGCTTCGGGCAGCGCGGCTAGAGGGGCTTTGAGTCTTGGAATTTATGCTTTGGGTACAATCCCTTTAATGTTTGGCTTGGGAAGTTTTGTTTCTCTTCTTAATCAAGAAAAGATCAAATGGATGATGAAATTTTCCGGAGTGGTCGTGATTATTTTAGGCCTTCTGATGTTTAATCGGGGTTTGGCTGGTTTTGGCAAGGAAGTTTCCACGCCGAATTCTTCCTCCCCGCTTCAGGAGCCTAAAGTAATGAGTGAAAAGGAAGGGTATCAGACTGTGAAAATGGATTTAACTTACCGCGGCTATGTGCCTAATGTTCTATATGTTCAAGCCGGTGTCCCTGTGCGTTGGGTAATTGATGTGAAACAAATGAGCGGCTGCACGAAGGAAATTTTGGTAGAAAAGTTAGGCATTAGCAGAGAATTGCAATATGGTGAGAATGTGATTGAATTTACTCCCCGAGAGGTGGGGGAAATTAAATTTAGTTGCGGGATGAAAATGGTTTGGGGGAAATTTATAGTAACAAAAGAAGCGGGAGGGGGAGTAAATAGTCCTGATCCCGCAAAAAGCGTAGAAGGAGAATCTTCGGACAATCCCAGGGGGACAGGGGGAGGATGTGGATGTGGATCTCAATAA
- a CDS encoding heavy metal translocating P-type ATPase has translation MDLNKSKINEININIAIYKPHQNIMNKKIILKIIGMHCASCVAKIENTLKKEQGITSASVNFPAEKAYLEYDSSKIDLRQIQKIIEGLGYHTAKETGGVQHNHHHAVEAGNVKKRFLLALILSLPILYMVMGEMLHWPMPMVFENYGIWIQFILATAIILACWNIWVKGFEGLLRLAPDMDSLIFIGTATAYFYSVAVSLFILSGKNAGAHLYYESAALILVFISLGKYFEAITKGRTSDAIKKLIGLQPQEATIIKDNEKIKIPIFKVKVGDVILVKPGEKIPVDGIVVDGYSAVDEKAITGESIPIEKKKGDEVIGATINKTGVLKFRASRVGKDTMLAQIIKVVEEAMGAKAPIQLLADKVALYFVPGVICIALLAFIIWFVAGQSLAFALSVFVAVLIIACPCALGLATPTAVMVGTGLAAQNGILIKSAKALEMARKVNVVVFDKTGTLTKGEPKVQGVISNPKYGYPAEKILKLAGSLAQNSHHPLSKAVFEYARKKNIEFKKLKKFQELPGRGIIAICEHNLYIGLGNKRLLSERKIDTSFADSLMEKGMASIYLFVFHHDEKVIGAILLADEIKNYTKQTIEMLRRMGKKSAMITGDNKRVADAVAKQVGIDYVLAEVLPQDKAGAIRQLQMGGKIGNWKLEIRNSRQGRVVAMVGDGINDAPALAQADLGIALGGGTDIAMETGEIILIKDDIRDVVKAILLSGYVLKKIKQNLFWAFFYNIVSIPIAAGIFYPWTGWLLNPAIAAAAMAFSSVSVVLNALSMKRYKAR, from the coding sequence GTGGATCTCAATAAATCCAAAATCAATGAAATAAATATTAATATTGCTATTTATAAACCTCACCAAAATATTATGAACAAAAAAATTATTTTGAAAATTATAGGGATGCATTGCGCCTCTTGTGTGGCTAAGATTGAGAATACTTTAAAAAAAGAACAGGGGATCACTTCGGCGAGTGTTAATTTTCCTGCAGAAAAAGCTTATTTAGAATATGATTCCAGCAAGATTGATCTTCGCCAGATTCAAAAAATTATTGAAGGTTTAGGATATCATACCGCGAAAGAGACCGGCGGGGTACAGCATAATCATCATCACGCAGTGGAGGCAGGGAACGTCAAAAAACGTTTTTTGCTAGCTCTCATTTTGAGTTTACCCATTCTCTATATGGTGATGGGAGAGATGCTTCATTGGCCAATGCCGATGGTTTTTGAAAATTATGGAATCTGGATTCAGTTTATTTTAGCCACTGCGATAATTTTGGCTTGTTGGAATATTTGGGTGAAGGGGTTTGAAGGTTTATTACGTCTTGCTCCCGATATGGATTCCTTGATTTTTATAGGCACAGCTACTGCTTATTTTTATAGCGTGGCGGTTTCTCTTTTTATCCTTTCAGGCAAAAATGCGGGGGCGCATCTTTATTATGAAAGCGCGGCTTTAATTTTAGTCTTTATCTCTTTAGGTAAATATTTTGAGGCAATAACTAAAGGCAGAACCAGCGATGCAATTAAAAAACTAATTGGACTACAACCCCAAGAAGCGACCATTATAAAAGACAACGAGAAAATAAAAATTCCTATCTTTAAGGTAAAGGTGGGGGATGTTATTTTGGTTAAACCTGGAGAGAAAATTCCGGTTGATGGAATTGTAGTGGATGGCTATTCCGCAGTTGATGAAAAAGCGATTACTGGCGAGAGCATTCCCATAGAAAAGAAGAAAGGCGATGAGGTGATTGGCGCCACGATCAATAAAACCGGGGTTTTGAAATTTCGGGCCAGCCGCGTCGGCAAGGATACAATGCTGGCCCAGATTATTAAAGTTGTGGAGGAAGCAATGGGGGCGAAGGCGCCGATTCAACTTTTAGCAGACAAGGTTGCTTTATATTTTGTGCCGGGGGTGATTTGCATCGCCCTGCTGGCATTTATTATTTGGTTTGTGGCGGGACAATCTTTAGCTTTTGCGTTGTCGGTTTTTGTTGCAGTTTTAATTATTGCTTGCCCTTGTGCCTTGGGTTTAGCCACCCCCACCGCCGTGATGGTGGGCACGGGACTGGCTGCACAAAACGGAATTCTGATAAAAAGCGCCAAGGCGCTGGAGATGGCGCGCAAAGTCAACGTCGTTGTTTTTGATAAAACCGGCACGCTCACAAAAGGCGAACCGAAAGTGCAAGGAGTAATCAGTAACCCTAAATATGGTTACCCAGCTGAGAAAATTCTTAAATTGGCGGGGTCTCTCGCACAAAACTCCCATCATCCCTTGTCTAAAGCAGTATTTGAATATGCTAGAAAGAAAAATATTGAATTTAAAAAATTAAAAAAATTTCAAGAGTTGCCCGGTAGGGGGATTATTGCAATATGCGAGCATAATTTATACATAGGGCTTGGCAATAAAAGATTATTATCTGAAAGAAAAATCGACACTTCCTTTGCGGATAGTTTAATGGAAAAAGGAATGGCTAGTATATATTTATTTGTTTTCCATCACGATGAGAAAGTTATCGGGGCTATTTTATTAGCGGACGAAATAAAAAATTATACAAAACAAACGATAGAAATGCTCCGGCGCATGGGTAAAAAATCGGCCATGATTACCGGCGACAATAAGCGGGTGGCGGACGCCGTCGCTAAACAAGTTGGCATTGATTACGTTTTAGCCGAAGTCCTCCCACAAGATAAGGCGGGAGCAATTAGACAATTGCAAATGGGCGGAAAAATTGGAAATTGGAAATTAGAAATTAGAAATTCCCGCCAAGGGCGGGTTGTGGCTATGGTCGGTGACGGCATCAATGACGCGCCCGCTTTAGCCCAGGCGGATTTGGGCATCGCTTTGGGGGGCGGCACGGATATAGCAATGGAGACCGGGGAAATAATTTTGATTAAGGATGATATAAGGGATGTCGTGAAAGCAATTCTTTTGAGCGGATATGTTTTAAAAAAAATCAAGCAAAATTTGTTTTGGGCTTTCTTTTATAATATTGTCAGTATTCCTATAGCCGCGGGTATTTTTTATCCTTGGACAGGTTGGCTGTTAAACCCCGCGATCGCGGCGGCCGCAATGGCTTTTTCTTCGGTCAGCGTGGTTTTGAACGCGCTTTCAATGAAGAGATATAAAGCGCGATAG
- a CDS encoding RNA-binding protein — protein sequence MAKKLYVGGLSYNTTEETLKDFFSQAGAVESAMIITDKMSGRSKGFGFVEMASDEDAQKAIETLNGQELDGRSLRIDEARPMSDRPRRSGGGGFGGGRGDDRGGYGGGNRDRGW from the coding sequence ATGGCAAAAAAATTATACGTCGGTGGTTTGTCCTACAATACCACTGAGGAAACCTTGAAAGATTTCTTTTCCCAAGCAGGCGCGGTGGAATCAGCGATGATTATCACAGACAAAATGTCTGGCCGCTCCAAGGGATTCGGATTCGTGGAAATGGCAAGCGACGAAGACGCGCAGAAAGCGATCGAAACTTTAAATGGCCAAGAGTTGGACGGACGCAGCCTAAGAATAGATGAAGCGAGACCAATGAGCGATCGGCCGCGAAGAAGCGGCGGCGGCGGCTTTGGCGGCGGACGCGGAGACGACAGAGGCGGATATGGCGGCGGCAACAGAGACCGTGGTTGGTAA
- a CDS encoding NUDIX domain-containing protein, producing MTIKKKTWPAYFEKIASGRKKFELRLADFKIKEGDILLLAEWDPKTQKYTGREIKTRATYVLKTKGLPFHSETEIKKYGLQIIQFELAKTQNLVSSHHHFPRGVEIVNTAIIKNKKGEILIARSPKWSNKWTLPGGHLEPGENLLASAQREAEEETGLKVKPIKIIDSNELINSPDFHRPSHVVYYDCLFEFVRGKLKLEKNELSKAKWVLPEKALKLDLADGCRKSIQHYLEMQ from the coding sequence ATGACCATCAAAAAGAAAACATGGCCAGCGTATTTTGAAAAAATCGCGAGCGGCAGAAAAAAATTTGAATTGCGCTTAGCGGATTTTAAAATCAAAGAAGGCGATATTTTACTTCTTGCGGAATGGGATCCAAAGACTCAAAAATACACCGGACGCGAGATTAAAACACGCGCGACCTATGTCTTGAAAACAAAAGGCTTGCCTTTCCATTCAGAAACAGAAATTAAAAAATATGGTCTGCAAATCATTCAATTTGAACTCGCGAAAACGCAAAATCTTGTGTCTTCGCATCATCATTTCCCCCGCGGCGTAGAAATAGTTAATACGGCAATTATCAAAAATAAAAAGGGCGAAATCCTGATTGCCCGCTCGCCCAAATGGTCAAACAAATGGACTCTCCCCGGCGGCCATTTGGAGCCCGGCGAAAATCTCTTAGCTAGCGCGCAAAGAGAAGCGGAAGAAGAAACAGGTCTTAAAGTAAAACCAATTAAGATTATTGATTCCAACGAACTTATTAACTCTCCGGATTTTCACCGTCCCAGCCATGTTGTTTATTATGATTGTCTCTTTGAATTTGTCAGGGGCAAACTGAAATTAGAGAAAAACGAATTATCCAAAGCTAAATGGGTGCTGCCAGAAAAGGCATTAAAACTTGACTTAGCTGACGGCTGCCGCAAAAGCATTCAACATTATCTTGAAATGCAGTAA
- a CDS encoding class I SAM-dependent methyltransferase yields the protein MQRLYAAIYMLNPSQRTIKTYNKIAKEYAARGYNNPLFWHREFKIFQKLISGKRVIDIGCGSGKDALLFIKNKFDYIGIDASSGLLHEARKFVKSGKFILMNFYKLKFPQNHFDGFWAAASLLHIPKRRVAKVLRAIRKIIKSQGIGFIALKEKRHLDEGIIKEKKHGGIERYFAFYTKVEFQKILEQNGFKILRNHIHQEEDTNWLCYFVRKI from the coding sequence ATGCAACGTCTCTATGCGGCAATATATATGTTGAACCCTAGTCAAAGAACAATTAAAACATACAATAAAATCGCCAAAGAATATGCCGCCCGCGGTTATAATAACCCGCTTTTTTGGCACAGGGAATTTAAAATTTTTCAAAAATTGATTTCGGGGAAAAGGGTTATAGACATTGGATGCGGGTCAGGCAAAGATGCATTGCTGTTTATAAAGAACAAATTTGATTATATTGGCATTGATGCCTCTTCTGGATTGCTTCACGAAGCGCGCAAGTTCGTAAAAAGCGGCAAATTTATTTTGATGAATTTCTACAAATTGAAATTTCCCCAGAATCATTTTGACGGCTTTTGGGCTGCTGCTTCCCTCCTGCATATCCCCAAACGCCGCGTCGCCAAGGTCCTCCGCGCCATCAGAAAAATTATCAAATCCCAAGGCATAGGATTTATCGCCCTCAAAGAAAAAAGACATCTTGACGAGGGCATCATCAAAGAAAAAAAACACGGCGGGATTGAACGGTATTTCGCTTTTTACACTAAAGTAGAATTCCAAAAAATTCTAGAACAGAATGGATTTAAAATTTTAAGAAACCATATTCATCAAGAAGAAGATACAAATTGGCTTTGCTATTTTGTGCGGAAAATATAA
- the cyaB gene encoding class IV adenylate cyclase, producing MIFVIIIHMNIEVEIKIQFDNLEMARKKLRTLGGSLKKSLRQIDEYYVPCHRDFFARKPCPIEWLRVRQNPDSAIFEYDKSIVCRKDSAQDYAEEYEVEVKQPENLRKILKFLDFKKIVTVDKQREYWQCEDFEIALDQVKNLGFFIEVEAQGNFLNAKIARAGCARFLTQKLGIKDWQKQQIKTGYPVLLLKKMK from the coding sequence ATGATTTTTGTTATAATAATCCATATGAATATTGAAGTGGAAATCAAAATTCAATTTGACAATCTGGAGATGGCGCGCAAAAAATTAAGGACTCTTGGAGGCAGTCTAAAAAAATCTCTGCGCCAAATTGATGAATATTATGTCCCCTGCCACCGCGATTTTTTCGCGCGCAAACCCTGTCCCATTGAATGGCTCCGCGTAAGGCAAAATCCCGACAGCGCGATTTTTGAATACGACAAATCTATTGTCTGCCGCAAAGATAGCGCCCAAGATTATGCTGAAGAATATGAAGTAGAAGTAAAACAACCCGAGAACCTTAGAAAAATTCTAAAATTTTTGGATTTCAAAAAAATCGTCACTGTTGATAAACAAAGAGAATATTGGCAATGTGAAGATTTCGAAATTGCTTTGGATCAAGTCAAAAATCTCGGCTTTTTCATAGAAGTGGAAGCCCAAGGCAATTTTTTAAATGCTAAAATAGCAAGAGCGGGTTGTGCTCGCTTTTTAACCCAAAAATTAGGAATCAAAGATTGGCAAAAACAACAGATTAAAACTGGATACCCGGTTTTGCTTTTAAAAAAAATGAAATGA
- a CDS encoding ATP-binding cassette domain-containing protein, giving the protein MNIIEVQNLTKRFGEVTAVNDLSFNVQKGEIFGFLGPNGAGKSTTINILSTLLVPTKGKAFINNFNVLSERDKVRKSIGLVFQDPSLDDHLTSEENLRFHAKLYGVPKEEYKKRMEEVLRLVDLWDRRKEVVKNFSGGMKRRLEIARGLIHYPQVLFLDEPTIGLDPQTRAHFWEYILKLKKERAMTIFMTTHYMNEAEYCDRIGIIDYGKLVALDTPSNLKKKVGCDIIEMKSGDKEKLKEELQARYQAKIKEKDHILQMEVQDGERFLPRLFNELTTKIDAIALRKPTLEDVFLRLTGRAIRERQASSQELMRARGRMHRH; this is encoded by the coding sequence ATGAATATTATTGAAGTCCAAAATTTAACCAAGAGATTCGGCGAGGTTACAGCGGTTAACGACCTTTCTTTTAATGTCCAAAAAGGGGAAATTTTTGGTTTCTTGGGGCCTAATGGCGCGGGCAAGTCCACGACGATTAATATTCTCTCTACGCTCCTTGTTCCTACGAAAGGGAAGGCGTTTATCAATAATTTTAATGTTCTTTCGGAGAGGGACAAGGTGCGCAAATCCATAGGGCTCGTTTTTCAAGACCCTTCTTTGGACGATCATCTGACCAGCGAGGAGAATCTGCGTTTTCACGCCAAGCTTTATGGCGTGCCAAAAGAAGAGTATAAAAAACGGATGGAAGAAGTGTTGCGCCTCGTGGACCTTTGGGACCGCCGCAAAGAAGTGGTCAAAAATTTTTCCGGGGGAATGAAGCGCCGTTTGGAGATCGCGCGGGGTTTAATCCATTATCCGCAAGTGCTTTTTTTAGATGAGCCGACGATAGGTCTTGATCCTCAAACGCGGGCGCATTTTTGGGAATACATTTTGAAATTGAAAAAAGAGCGAGCAATGACCATTTTTATGACCACCCATTATATGAATGAAGCGGAATATTGCGACCGGATCGGGATTATTGATTATGGCAAGCTGGTGGCTCTAGACACGCCATCCAATTTAAAGAAGAAAGTGGGATGCGATATTATTGAAATGAAAAGTGGGGATAAAGAGAAATTAAAAGAAGAACTGCAAGCGCGATATCAAGCTAAGATTAAAGAAAAGGATCATATTTTGCAGATGGAAGTGCAAGACGGCGAAAGATTTTTGCCGCGTCTTTTTAATGAACTCACGACTAAGATTGACGCGATTGCGCTTCGCAAGCCCACTTTGGAGGATGTTTTTCTGCGCCTGACTGGCCGCGCCATTCGGGAGAGACAAGCATCTTCGCAAGAGCTGATGCGCGCTCGCGGTAGGATGCACAGACATTAA
- a CDS encoding ABC transporter permease, protein MYFIQPIITIWQREIIRYWRDKTRIFSTLFQPLMFLVIFGAGLGSTLARGDFGVDFIQFMYPGIIAMSVMGVAFFSTISTVWDREFGFLKEILVAPVSRTAIAIGKTLGATTIAALQGLILLVIAPFIGLNLHLVMIPEIFSLMLLLSFAVAGMGLFIASLMKTTESFGLLMQVLVFPMFFLSGAFFPLTSVPSWMMALSRLNPLTYGVDAMRQIFLHNHISPEVSHRLILHPIYINVLFLVVFSAVLVSAAVIAFNKKN, encoded by the coding sequence ATGTATTTTATTCAACCTATCATTACAATTTGGCAGCGCGAAATTATCCGCTATTGGCGGGATAAAACCAGGATTTTTTCTACTCTTTTCCAGCCTTTGATGTTTTTGGTGATTTTTGGCGCGGGTTTAGGCAGCACTTTGGCGCGGGGAGATTTTGGCGTGGATTTTATCCAGTTTATGTATCCGGGGATTATCGCAATGAGCGTAATGGGAGTGGCGTTTTTTTCCACCATTTCCACGGTCTGGGATCGGGAATTTGGTTTTTTAAAAGAGATTTTGGTCGCTCCGGTTTCGCGCACGGCGATCGCGATTGGCAAAACTTTGGGGGCGACGACCATCGCCGCTTTGCAGGGGCTGATTTTATTGGTGATTGCTCCTTTCATTGGACTCAATTTGCATCTTGTGATGATTCCCGAGATTTTTTCATTAATGCTTCTTCTTTCTTTTGCCGTGGCGGGGATGGGTTTGTTTATTGCTTCTTTAATGAAGACTACGGAGAGCTTTGGACTTTTAATGCAGGTCTTGGTTTTCCCGATGTTTTTCCTTTCGGGTGCTTTCTTTCCACTGACGAGCGTGCCTAGCTGGATGATGGCTTTATCGCGCTTAAATCCCTTAACCTATGGCGTGGACGCGATGCGGCAGATTTTTTTGCATAACCATATCTCGCCCGAGGTCAGCCATCGCCTTATCCTGCACCCCATTTATATTAATGTATTGTTTTTAGTTGTCTTTTCCGCAGTTTTAGTCTCCGCCGCCGTGATCGCGTTTAACAAGAAGAATTGA
- a CDS encoding reverse transcriptase domain-containing protein — protein MRKSREEREAEMLQQFGLPKAEAVLASILKVDVCRISLLTPDYRVLEVPKKSDGFRTLFIPSEELKAIQKKILRRFLHKMWNMLHDGLYGLYPGGELTSYVWHAHRHKDAKWFWQLDLADAFPSTSVRNLEEIVFNRIISELEAYELDVSHCRALTERMKLIKEEDEISSYARDLEDAKKHLSFSFFYRASSILDGWLFEDDDRWLLAGKAKIAKALTELIIKLTTWNYILPQGTPTAPFLFYIYLTESGFFSELCSLCPSPFFVFLADNKRQDKFRFEAGMYVDNIVVSAQKPIPEDVQGKFYETIEKYGFKPNAKKVSHRGIIHEAPLITGLRIIKDKEGNSKIVLPKKTVRRWRGIIYRAISDLSLRPKVKGFIASLKPIYGKLGTNGSFDFNYNDLPAQITGPYYKLLREIQTEEK, from the coding sequence GTGCGAAAATCGCGAGAAGAAAGAGAAGCCGAAATGCTCCAGCAATTTGGCTTGCCAAAGGCTGAAGCGGTTTTAGCTAGTATATTAAAGGTAGATGTCTGCCGCATATCATTGCTCACGCCGGATTATCGTGTACTTGAAGTTCCGAAGAAATCAGACGGTTTTCGCACTCTTTTTATTCCATCTGAAGAACTGAAAGCGATACAGAAAAAAATCCTCCGAAGATTTCTTCACAAAATGTGGAATATGCTTCACGATGGTCTATATGGCTTGTATCCGGGAGGAGAATTAACGTCTTACGTATGGCATGCTCATCGCCACAAAGACGCTAAATGGTTTTGGCAGTTAGATTTGGCAGATGCCTTTCCGTCAACGAGCGTCCGGAATTTAGAAGAGATTGTTTTCAACCGGATAATCAGCGAACTAGAAGCATACGAGCTTGATGTTAGCCATTGCCGAGCACTTACAGAAAGAATGAAGCTTATAAAAGAAGAGGATGAAATATCTTCCTATGCTCGGGACCTTGAAGACGCAAAGAAACATTTAAGTTTTTCCTTCTTTTACAGGGCTTCAAGTATATTGGACGGCTGGCTGTTTGAAGACGATGACCGGTGGCTTCTGGCCGGTAAGGCAAAAATTGCCAAGGCGCTCACCGAGCTCATTATCAAGTTGACAACCTGGAACTATATTTTGCCGCAAGGCACGCCCACCGCGCCTTTTCTGTTTTATATCTATTTAACAGAAAGCGGATTTTTTAGCGAACTTTGTTCGCTGTGTCCGTCCCCATTCTTTGTTTTCCTCGCTGACAATAAACGTCAAGACAAATTCCGATTTGAAGCGGGAATGTATGTTGATAATATTGTGGTGTCAGCGCAAAAGCCAATTCCTGAAGATGTTCAAGGAAAATTTTACGAGACTATTGAAAAATACGGTTTTAAACCCAATGCCAAAAAGGTGTCGCACCGCGGTATTATTCACGAAGCGCCACTTATTACCGGTCTGCGGATTATCAAAGATAAGGAAGGCAATAGTAAAATCGTTCTGCCGAAAAAGACAGTGCGCCGCTGGCGGGGAATCATCTACCGGGCGATTTCCGATCTATCTTTGCGACCCAAAGTAAAGGGGTTTATTGCTTCATTGAAGCCCATCTATGGAAAGCTTGGCACCAATGGGTCGTTTGATTTTAATTACAATGATCTACCAGCACAAATTACGGGACCTTATTATAAGTTGCTTCGCGAGATTCAAACCGAAGAGAAATAA